Proteins from a genomic interval of Acidobacteriota bacterium:
- a CDS encoding response regulator: protein MPRILLIEDDERTRRMLREMTERAGYEVVDVANGEFGLRAQRSQGFDLVITDILMPEKEGIETIMELRKDYPDLPVIAISGGGTAGGLDYLTVARNLGARYAFAKPIDRLELLGAIADVLDR from the coding sequence ATGCCGAGAATCCTGTTGATCGAGGATGACGAGCGCACCCGGCGTATGCTACGTGAGATGACCGAGCGCGCCGGGTACGAAGTGGTGGATGTAGCCAACGGAGAGTTCGGTCTGCGCGCCCAGCGCAGCCAGGGGTTCGACCTGGTGATCACCGACATTCTGATGCCCGAAAAGGAAGGCATCGAGACGATCATGGAACTCAGGAAGGACTATCCCGACCTGCCCGTGATCGCGATCTCCGGTGGTGGTACGGCCGGTGGGCTCGACTACCTCACCGTGGCCCGCAACCTCGGAGCCCGCTACGCCTTCGCCAAGCCCATCGACCGCCTCGAACTGCTCGGCGCCATCGCCGACGTGCTCGATCGGTAG
- a CDS encoding HD domain-containing phosphohydrolase, whose amino-acid sequence MPAAADTAQYILVPIEHLRAETVLSFDLFIQHEGTEPVLYRARDMEFTGEVRQRLLESGVHELLVPADQAEAYQQYCAEQGQTAPQPAKPSAPEVSEEELRLTELVLDAGLPLESRCSTLLGVSRMVVEAVLSDLASPGLHQRVQRVAEAGARLLLAEPEAYSRLVSRFGIDFEVAGHLANTSFYVTEFARAIGTEDVQELASLGRAALLHDVGKGDTPGELLHRDSGLTDLEWAEVMSHPERGVTMLREAGWDDPLCLDVCANHHERCDGSGYPRGLHREQISLAARMVAIADTFDSLTSGYTNRPAYSGFQALWRMKREMVGKFDADLLDRFIQVMVDPALRR is encoded by the coding sequence ATGCCGGCAGCGGCAGATACCGCCCAATACATCCTTGTGCCCATCGAGCATCTACGGGCCGAGACGGTGCTCAGTTTCGACCTGTTCATTCAGCACGAGGGGACCGAGCCTGTGCTCTACCGGGCTCGGGACATGGAGTTCACCGGGGAGGTGCGTCAGCGCCTGCTGGAGAGCGGGGTCCACGAACTGCTGGTCCCGGCCGACCAGGCGGAGGCCTACCAGCAGTACTGCGCCGAGCAGGGCCAGACCGCGCCCCAGCCGGCCAAGCCCTCCGCGCCCGAGGTCAGCGAAGAGGAACTGCGCCTCACCGAGCTGGTCCTGGACGCCGGCTTGCCCCTCGAATCCCGCTGCAGCACCCTGCTCGGCGTTTCCCGGATGGTGGTCGAAGCGGTGTTGTCGGACCTGGCGTCTCCCGGGCTCCACCAGCGGGTCCAGCGCGTCGCGGAGGCGGGGGCGCGCCTGTTGCTGGCCGAGCCGGAGGCCTACTCACGGCTGGTGTCCCGCTTCGGGATCGACTTCGAAGTAGCCGGCCACCTGGCCAATACCTCGTTCTACGTCACCGAGTTCGCCCGGGCCATCGGCACCGAAGACGTGCAGGAGCTGGCTTCCCTGGGGCGGGCGGCGCTGCTTCACGACGTGGGCAAGGGGGATACGCCCGGCGAGTTGCTCCATCGGGACAGCGGCCTGACGGACCTGGAGTGGGCCGAGGTGATGAGTCACCCGGAGCGGGGAGTGACCATGCTGCGGGAAGCCGGATGGGACGACCCGCTCTGCCTGGACGTCTGTGCCAACCACCACGAACGCTGCGATGGTTCGGGCTATCCCCGGGGTTTGCACAGAGAGCAGATTTCCCTGGCGGCCCGCATGGTGGCGATCGCCGACACCTTCGACTCGCTGACCTCCGGTTACACCAATCGCCCGGCCTATTCGGGCTTCCAGGCCCTGTGGCGGATGAAACGGGAGATGGTGGGCAAGTTCGACGCGGATCTGCTCGATCGCTTCATCCAGGTGATGGTGGATCCCGCCCTGCGGCGCTGA
- a CDS encoding sialidase family protein: protein MRAGISMGLFCCALLFPLSLGQSVFVDREQTVAIDPSRGVDSLVDYAALVRFGPWDDRNYALTRGDIAVLAANEAELRMPIPAFFRVELRQSIEAMGRRSDVRYPLYALNVFRQHFGGYLVDGVYYREASRDRDRYYVDLSRPAPSAPRAGTDAALGESRVTNPEGAAESAIAINPVDTSRVIAGSNGPDGGQKMHYSTDGGATWTQTTLPLGGTCCDPSVEWSSDGQYAYTTTLGCFIIFCDIWFYRSDDGGVTWTGLENETPGDPRREVASADREFLHVDLSPTSPYQDNIYITYHNGNVMRFARSTDFGNTFTTKTFSNASEDMGIAGDIATDRAGNIYYVWPSFNSRTIRLLKSTDGGDTFGPVSVIADTNASFSYPIPAMESREVAVYVSAAADLSDGPYADSIYLSWADATSPPTGDPASNHSHIQVAYTHDGGATWTLTTPHETDDALTVDRWQSFLAVGPDGTVHLVFHDTRRSADRSGSDIFYTYSTDGAQTWSAPSRVTSEISPNIADSFEYGDYNGLSMVMNDLMAIYTDNRNESGGGGDSVDVYSAGIEPGTAPSSGAGRIPGAKDVTGTPLTVTKVGGGDLQLDWSVVCGAGSDYAVYEGLLSDPESKQQRQCSTGGATSTTLTPSTGQRFYLVVAQGDGAEGSYGQASDGSERTPATDACLPQTISSCP, encoded by the coding sequence ATGCGAGCAGGCATCTCGATGGGGTTGTTCTGTTGTGCGCTGCTGTTCCCCCTGAGCCTGGGCCAGTCGGTTTTCGTCGACCGGGAGCAAACCGTGGCCATCGACCCCTCGCGGGGCGTCGACAGCCTGGTGGACTACGCCGCGCTGGTGCGCTTCGGCCCGTGGGACGATCGAAACTACGCATTGACCCGCGGTGATATCGCGGTTCTCGCCGCCAACGAGGCCGAACTGCGCATGCCGATTCCCGCCTTCTTCCGCGTCGAGCTTCGGCAGTCGATCGAGGCCATGGGGCGGCGCAGCGACGTACGCTATCCCTTGTACGCGCTCAACGTCTTCCGCCAGCACTTCGGCGGCTACCTGGTCGACGGTGTCTACTACCGGGAAGCCAGCCGCGATCGAGACCGCTACTACGTCGACCTCTCCCGGCCCGCGCCCTCGGCCCCCCGGGCCGGCACCGATGCGGCCCTCGGCGAGTCTCGAGTGACCAACCCCGAGGGCGCGGCGGAGTCCGCCATCGCCATCAACCCCGTCGACACATCCAGGGTGATCGCCGGCTCGAACGGACCCGACGGCGGCCAGAAGATGCACTACTCCACCGACGGCGGCGCCACCTGGACCCAGACGACACTGCCCCTGGGCGGAACCTGCTGCGATCCCAGCGTGGAATGGTCGTCGGACGGCCAGTACGCCTACACCACCACCCTCGGCTGTTTCATCATCTTCTGCGACATCTGGTTCTACCGCTCCGACGACGGCGGCGTGACCTGGACCGGGCTGGAGAACGAAACCCCCGGCGACCCGCGACGGGAGGTAGCCAGCGCCGATCGGGAGTTTCTCCACGTGGACCTCTCGCCCACCTCGCCCTACCAGGACAACATCTACATCACCTACCACAACGGCAACGTGATGCGCTTCGCCCGCTCGACCGATTTCGGCAACACCTTCACCACCAAGACCTTTTCCAACGCGTCGGAAGATATGGGCATCGCCGGCGACATCGCCACCGATCGCGCCGGCAACATCTACTACGTCTGGCCCTCCTTCAACAGCCGCACGATTCGGCTGCTGAAGTCCACCGACGGCGGTGACACCTTCGGTCCCGTCTCGGTGATCGCCGACACCAACGCGTCGTTCTCCTACCCGATTCCGGCCATGGAAAGCCGGGAGGTGGCGGTCTACGTCTCCGCCGCGGCGGACCTCAGCGACGGGCCCTACGCCGACAGCATCTACCTCTCCTGGGCCGACGCCACCAGCCCTCCCACCGGTGATCCGGCGAGCAACCACTCGCACATCCAGGTGGCCTACACCCACGACGGGGGCGCCACCTGGACCCTGACGACACCCCACGAGACCGACGACGCGCTGACCGTGGACCGGTGGCAGTCGTTCCTCGCGGTAGGCCCCGACGGCACCGTGCACCTGGTCTTTCACGACACCCGGCGTTCGGCCGACCGCTCCGGGTCGGACATCTTCTACACCTACTCCACGGACGGGGCTCAGACCTGGTCCGCGCCCAGCCGGGTCACGTCCGAGATCTCGCCCAACATCGCCGACAGTTTCGAATATGGTGACTACAACGGCCTGAGCATGGTGATGAACGACCTGATGGCGATCTACACCGACAACCGCAACGAATCCGGCGGCGGCGGCGACTCCGTCGATGTGTACTCCGCGGGGATCGAGCCCGGCACGGCACCGAGTTCAGGGGCGGGCCGCATTCCCGGCGCCAAGGACGTCACCGGCACCCCCTTGACCGTCACCAAGGTCGGCGGCGGGGATCTGCAACTCGACTGGTCGGTGGTGTGCGGCGCCGGCAGCGACTACGCGGTCTACGAGGGGCTGCTCTCCGACCCCGAGAGCAAGCAGCAGCGCCAGTGCTCCACCGGGGGGGCCACCAGCACCACCCTGACGCCCTCCACCGGACAGCGCTTCTACCTGGTCGTCGCCCAGGGCGACGGCGCCGAGGGCTCCTACGGGCAGGCCAGCGACGGCAGCGAGCGGACGCCCGCGACCGACGCCTGCCTGCCCCAGACCATCAGTTCTTGCCCGTAG
- the arsS gene encoding arsenosugar biosynthesis radical SAM protein ArsS (Some members of this family are selenoproteins.) — MEKGDSGAAGASFDFRGELAARRLGLEPVSLETLQINITRLCNQACRHCHVDASPQRREMMPRRTWEQCLAVLERNPEIRHLDITGGAPELHPDFDEIVRRARAMGRHVMVRHNLTVTLDGNPVTGESKEYLPGFFAEQRVEVVSSLPYYQAFLTDRQRGRGVFDKSVESMRRLNAEGYGLPESGLTLNLVYNPAGAYLPPPQHILEADFRRALRERLGLEFNHLFTMTNMPIHRFRRQLEHRGAYEGYMEKLVGSFNAAAAEGVMCRFMISVDHRGRLYDCDFNQMLAMGLNPGAPETIFDFDAEALLARRIRFAPHCFGCTAGAGSSCGGATADEGASGEPAP, encoded by the coding sequence ATGGAGAAGGGCGATTCCGGCGCCGCCGGCGCCTCGTTCGACTTTCGTGGCGAGTTGGCGGCACGGCGCCTGGGCCTCGAGCCGGTAAGCCTCGAGACCCTGCAGATCAACATCACCCGCCTGTGCAACCAGGCCTGCCGTCATTGCCACGTGGACGCCTCGCCACAGCGCAGGGAAATGATGCCTCGCCGTACCTGGGAGCAGTGCCTGGCGGTGCTCGAGCGGAACCCGGAAATCCGTCACCTGGACATCACCGGCGGCGCTCCGGAACTTCATCCGGATTTCGACGAAATCGTCCGTCGGGCCCGGGCCATGGGGCGCCACGTGATGGTGCGTCACAATCTCACCGTGACCCTCGACGGGAATCCCGTCACCGGAGAGAGCAAGGAGTACCTGCCGGGCTTCTTCGCCGAACAGCGAGTCGAGGTGGTTTCATCGCTGCCGTACTACCAGGCCTTTCTCACCGACCGGCAGCGGGGTCGGGGCGTGTTCGACAAGAGCGTGGAGTCGATGCGGCGACTCAACGCCGAGGGCTACGGCCTGCCGGAGAGCGGGCTGACGCTCAACCTGGTCTACAATCCCGCCGGCGCCTACTTGCCTCCGCCCCAGCACATCCTGGAAGCGGATTTTCGTCGGGCGTTGCGGGAGAGGCTGGGACTGGAGTTCAATCACCTGTTCACCATGACCAACATGCCGATCCACCGCTTCCGCCGACAGCTCGAGCATCGGGGCGCCTACGAGGGGTACATGGAGAAGCTGGTCGGGAGCTTCAACGCCGCCGCCGCCGAGGGGGTGATGTGCCGTTTCATGATCAGCGTCGACCACCGGGGACGGCTCTACGATTGCGACTTCAACCAGATGCTGGCCATGGGGCTGAACCCGGGAGCCCCGGAGACCATTTTCGACTTCGACGCCGAGGCCCTGCTTGCACGCCGCATTCGTTTCGCCCCCCACTGCTTCGGCTGCACGGCAGGCGCCGGCAGCAGTTGCGGGGGCGCCACGGCGGATGAGGGCGCGAGCGGGGAACCCGCTCCATGA
- a CDS encoding DUF1573 domain-containing protein — translation MSRCQRFGALVLAALLPATMVMAEDAPAAVPLFAVDSETIDLGVVPEGEEVTAEFVVQNKGQAELRILKAKPS, via the coding sequence ATGTCGCGATGTCAACGCTTCGGGGCCCTGGTCCTGGCGGCCCTCCTGCCGGCGACGATGGTGATGGCCGAGGATGCCCCGGCGGCCGTTCCCCTCTTCGCCGTGGACTCGGAGACGATCGACCTGGGCGTGGTCCCGGAGGGTGAAGAGGTCACCGCGGAGTTCGTCGTGCAGAACAAGGGCCAGGCCGAACTGCGCATTCTCAAGGCCAAACCCAGCTGA
- a CDS encoding transcriptional repressor: protein METFQALCRARGIPLTIQRRRTYMAILPRTDHPTADQVHATVNQELPGISRMTVYRILELLVDMGLVRKICSPDAAARYDPNTRVHHHLVCLRCHKLIDIACPRLNTIEAPPDAAELGFEVSDYFVQFRGVCRDCRDAPRVADRRRRGRAGAGSPTKQGDMS from the coding sequence ATGGAAACCTTTCAGGCCCTTTGCCGTGCCCGGGGCATTCCCCTGACCATCCAGAGGCGGCGCACTTACATGGCGATCCTCCCCCGTACCGACCACCCCACCGCCGACCAGGTCCACGCCACCGTGAACCAGGAGCTGCCCGGCATCTCCCGCATGACCGTCTACCGGATTCTCGAACTCCTGGTGGACATGGGCCTGGTGCGGAAGATCTGCTCTCCTGACGCGGCCGCCCGCTACGACCCCAACACGAGGGTCCACCACCACCTGGTCTGCCTGCGCTGCCACAAGCTGATCGACATCGCATGCCCCCGGTTAAACACCATCGAGGCGCCGCCGGACGCCGCCGAACTGGGCTTCGAGGTCAGCGACTATTTCGTGCAGTTCAGGGGAGTCTGCCGGGATTGTCGGGATGCGCCCCGCGTCGCCGATCGGCGGAGGCGGGGTCGGGCGGGAGCAGGGTCACCCACCAAGCAAGGAGACATGTCATGA
- a CDS encoding ATP-binding protein, whose protein sequence is MNREGERQFATWVIAGWVVFTLALGAAHTYLARVLALGWVADVMSHLVLLVGGLGAVWLVVRWSRRARVAEARRRELEVHLNRVERLEAVGTLAGGIAHDFNNALFVMTGYTEMALEQVPAESRVRADLEEVLESARRARDLVQQLLVFARGSSGERVALQVGPVVKETVKLLRAGLPAQVECVARVDDGDLRVFADPADLHQLILHLGTNAVHAMGSTGGRLEIDLQAVEIGDDRTFKDIESGPYLRLQVRDTGPGIDPSLRERIFEPFFTTRAPGEGTGMGLSVVHGIVTRLGGAVTVESRPGEGATFTVHVPATSGIKAEEQAAAGPIPRGEGRILFVDDDPALVSMISRVFHELGFDVVAATDPLAALRRFEAKPHGYDLLIADLVMRPMGGCELATAMRRLRPELPVILCTGHGNAGSVDAEAFPFLLLKPLGIRELREAIDRARGFAGTGRDSGGAR, encoded by the coding sequence ATGAACCGTGAGGGGGAGCGACAGTTCGCCACCTGGGTGATCGCGGGTTGGGTGGTCTTCACCCTGGCACTCGGTGCGGCGCATACCTATCTCGCTCGAGTCCTGGCCCTGGGGTGGGTAGCCGATGTGATGAGTCACCTGGTGCTGCTCGTCGGCGGGCTGGGAGCGGTCTGGCTGGTCGTTCGATGGAGCCGCCGGGCGCGCGTCGCGGAAGCTCGGCGGCGCGAGCTGGAGGTGCACCTCAACCGCGTCGAGCGCCTCGAAGCCGTGGGCACCCTGGCCGGCGGTATCGCCCACGATTTCAACAACGCCCTGTTCGTCATGACGGGCTATACCGAGATGGCTCTCGAACAGGTGCCGGCGGAAAGCAGGGTGCGCGCCGATCTCGAAGAAGTGTTGGAATCGGCCCGCCGCGCCCGGGACCTGGTGCAGCAGCTGCTGGTCTTCGCCCGGGGCTCGAGCGGCGAGCGCGTCGCCCTGCAGGTGGGGCCGGTGGTCAAGGAAACGGTCAAGCTGTTGCGGGCCGGCCTGCCGGCCCAGGTCGAATGCGTTGCGAGAGTGGACGACGGCGACCTCCGCGTGTTCGCGGACCCCGCCGACCTGCATCAACTGATCCTGCATCTCGGCACCAACGCGGTCCATGCCATGGGCAGCACCGGGGGCCGCCTGGAAATCGACCTGCAGGCGGTGGAGATCGGTGACGATCGGACCTTTAAGGACATCGAGTCGGGGCCGTACCTGCGGCTGCAGGTGAGAGATACCGGGCCCGGTATCGACCCTTCCCTGCGGGAACGGATTTTCGAGCCCTTCTTCACCACGCGCGCGCCGGGGGAGGGTACGGGGATGGGGCTGAGCGTCGTGCACGGCATCGTCACCCGGCTGGGCGGGGCCGTGACGGTGGAGAGCCGGCCGGGCGAAGGGGCCACCTTCACGGTGCACGTTCCCGCCACGAGTGGGATCAAGGCCGAAGAGCAGGCTGCCGCGGGCCCGATTCCGCGGGGCGAGGGGCGGATCCTCTTCGTCGACGACGACCCGGCCCTGGTCTCCATGATCTCCCGCGTTTTTCACGAGTTAGGCTTCGATGTGGTGGCCGCGACCGATCCGCTCGCGGCCCTCCGGCGCTTCGAGGCAAAGCCCCACGGCTACGACCTGCTGATCGCCGACCTGGTGATGCGGCCGATGGGGGGATGCGAGTTGGCGACCGCCATGCGGCGGCTGCGGCCGGAGCTGCCGGTCATTCTCTGCACAGGGCACGGGAACGCCGGGTCGGTGGATGCGGAGGCGTTTCCGTTCCTTCTGCTCAAGCCTCTGGGCATACGCGAATTGCGAGAGGCGATCGATCGGGCCAGGGGTTTCGCCGGCACCGGGCGGGACAGCGGCGGGGCCAGGTGA
- a CDS encoding BON domain-containing protein: protein MPHRSWTAWALLVLVAGAVAWGQVGGDRDLLFAVRERLGADPRLIGKRLEVRVSGGEVVLEGEVETLAQVDAALEAAGRVHGVTAVRSRIRLKTPAVDERLLSRRLEAAFSRRLALSLADLSVAVRRGGKVVLEGEVRDGRLRLAARRAAAEVPGVRAIEDRIRTPDAEDTRIERSVQGLFRRGELVGMRGEIAVRVRGGVVTLTGTVPRPYERRRATELTEGINGVRKVVNKLVVVPPSYDVPVVRP, encoded by the coding sequence ATGCCCCATCGAAGCTGGACTGCTTGGGCCCTGCTGGTCCTGGTCGCCGGGGCGGTGGCCTGGGGCCAGGTGGGGGGCGACCGGGACCTCCTCTTCGCCGTGCGTGAGCGCCTGGGGGCCGATCCCCGGCTCATCGGCAAGCGGCTGGAGGTGCGGGTTTCCGGCGGCGAGGTGGTGCTGGAAGGGGAGGTGGAGACCCTGGCCCAGGTCGACGCGGCGCTGGAGGCGGCGGGACGTGTCCACGGGGTCACCGCGGTACGCAGCAGAATCCGCCTGAAAACCCCCGCGGTGGACGAACGCCTGCTCTCCCGCCGTCTCGAGGCGGCCTTCAGTCGCCGGCTGGCCCTTTCCCTGGCGGATCTGAGCGTGGCCGTGCGCCGGGGAGGGAAAGTGGTGCTCGAAGGCGAGGTGCGCGACGGGAGACTGCGGCTGGCGGCCCGGCGGGCGGCGGCGGAAGTGCCCGGGGTGCGGGCCATCGAGGACCGGATTCGCACACCGGACGCGGAAGACACACGGATCGAGCGCTCGGTGCAGGGGCTGTTTCGCCGGGGCGAGCTGGTGGGCATGCGCGGCGAGATCGCGGTCCGGGTGCGCGGGGGCGTGGTGACCCTGACGGGGACCGTGCCCCGGCCCTACGAGCGGCGACGGGCGACCGAGCTGACCGAGGGGATCAACGGCGTGCGCAAGGTGGTCAACAAACTGGTGGTGGTGCCGCCGAGCTACGACGTGCCGGTGGTGCGTCCCTGA
- the aceE gene encoding pyruvate dehydrogenase (acetyl-transferring), homodimeric type, with product MIFEQFKQQLPDQDPQETRDWIESLDEVVERAGALRAQYLLYKVLKRARMLHVGLPPTTQTRYINTISPEQEPPFPGDEAMERRIRRLIRWNAAVMVTRANIRFPGLGGHLSSYASSASLYEVGFNHFFRGRGDGTQGRGDCIFFQGHAAPGIYARAFLEGRITTEQLDHFRRECAGRGLSSYPHPRLMPEFWEFPTVSMGLGPLNAIYLARFDRYLESRGLAPASKRRVWAFLGDGETDEPEALGALTLAAREGLDNLTFVINCNLQRLDGPVRGNGKIIQELESVFRGAGWSVIKVLWGREWDELLARDEDGLLVQKMNETLDGDWQRYTVESGAYIREHFFGPDPRLRAMVEHLSDEQLERLRRGGHDYRKLYAAYKAASEAEGRPTVILAHTVKGWTLGEGAEGRNVTHQIKKLGGKELRVFRDRLELPISDEQLEEAPYYHPGPDSPEVEYMLERRQALGGLLPRRPKTVVALEAPRKTLFTEFHKGTGDKIEASTTMVFARLLRGLLKDKKLGPRIVPIVPDEARTFGMDPLFSEFQIYSPLGQRYTPVDAEFLISYKESRTGQILEEGITEAGAMASMTAAGTAHHTSGVPMIPFFILYSMFGFQRIADLIWSFADSGGRGFLLGATAGRTTLNGEGLQHQDGHSLLMAATNPACVAWDPAFAFEVALIIEDGLRRMYREDEEIFYYITLYNENYPQPALPSRQAAEGVLKGLYLYRPATGKKKRGAKKPPLRVQLIGSGPILLEVLRAAELLEQRFGVQADVWSATSWNELRREALAVERWNRLHPDQPPRSSHVERCAATMEGPVVAASDFIKAVPEQVARWMPREFTVLGTDGFGRSDTRSALRRFFEVDAEHIAAAALSSLARSGGMEAAAAAEALARLDLDPDAPDPAATQPPPGG from the coding sequence ATGATCTTCGAACAGTTCAAACAGCAGCTTCCCGACCAGGATCCCCAGGAAACCCGGGACTGGATCGAGTCCCTCGACGAAGTCGTCGAGCGGGCGGGGGCCCTGCGGGCCCAGTACCTGCTCTACAAGGTGCTCAAGCGGGCCCGCATGCTCCACGTGGGGCTGCCTCCCACCACCCAGACCCGCTACATCAACACCATCAGCCCCGAACAGGAGCCGCCCTTTCCCGGCGACGAGGCGATGGAGCGGCGCATCCGCCGGCTGATTCGCTGGAACGCCGCCGTGATGGTGACCCGGGCCAACATCCGCTTTCCCGGCCTGGGCGGACACCTCTCCTCCTACGCTTCGTCGGCCAGCCTCTACGAGGTGGGCTTCAACCACTTCTTCCGCGGACGGGGCGACGGGACCCAGGGACGGGGCGACTGCATCTTCTTCCAGGGCCACGCGGCCCCCGGCATTTACGCCCGGGCCTTTCTCGAAGGCCGCATCACCACCGAGCAGCTCGACCACTTCCGCCGCGAGTGCGCCGGCCGGGGCCTGTCCAGCTATCCCCACCCCCGGCTGATGCCGGAGTTCTGGGAGTTCCCCACGGTTTCCATGGGCCTCGGCCCCCTGAACGCGATCTACCTCGCCCGCTTCGACCGCTACCTCGAGTCCCGCGGCCTGGCGCCCGCCAGCAAGCGCCGCGTCTGGGCCTTCCTCGGCGACGGCGAAACCGACGAGCCCGAAGCCCTCGGCGCCCTGACCCTCGCCGCCCGGGAGGGCCTCGACAACCTGACCTTCGTGATCAACTGCAACCTCCAGCGTCTCGACGGTCCCGTCCGGGGCAACGGCAAGATCATCCAGGAGCTGGAGTCGGTGTTCCGCGGGGCGGGCTGGAGCGTGATCAAGGTGCTCTGGGGCCGGGAGTGGGACGAACTGCTGGCTCGCGACGAGGACGGCCTGCTGGTACAGAAGATGAACGAGACCCTCGACGGTGACTGGCAGCGCTACACGGTGGAATCGGGAGCCTACATTCGCGAGCACTTCTTCGGCCCGGACCCGCGCCTGCGCGCCATGGTCGAGCATCTGAGCGACGAGCAACTCGAACGCCTGCGCCGCGGGGGACACGACTACCGCAAGCTCTACGCGGCCTACAAGGCTGCCAGCGAGGCCGAGGGCCGGCCCACCGTGATCCTGGCCCACACGGTCAAGGGCTGGACCCTGGGCGAGGGGGCGGAAGGCCGCAACGTCACCCACCAGATCAAGAAGCTCGGCGGCAAGGAACTGCGGGTCTTCCGCGACCGCCTCGAGTTGCCGATCTCCGACGAGCAACTGGAGGAGGCCCCCTACTACCACCCGGGGCCCGACAGCCCCGAGGTGGAGTACATGCTCGAACGGCGCCAGGCCCTCGGAGGCCTGCTGCCCCGCCGCCCGAAGACCGTCGTGGCCCTCGAGGCCCCACGCAAGACCCTCTTCACCGAGTTCCACAAGGGCACCGGAGACAAGATCGAGGCGTCGACCACCATGGTCTTCGCCCGCCTGCTGCGGGGCCTGCTCAAGGACAAGAAGCTCGGCCCGCGGATCGTGCCCATCGTCCCCGACGAGGCCCGGACCTTCGGCATGGACCCCCTCTTCTCCGAGTTTCAGATCTACTCCCCCCTGGGCCAGCGCTACACGCCCGTGGACGCGGAGTTCCTGATCTCCTACAAGGAGAGCCGCACGGGCCAGATCCTCGAAGAAGGCATCACCGAGGCCGGGGCCATGGCCTCGATGACCGCCGCCGGCACCGCCCACCACACCAGCGGCGTGCCGATGATTCCTTTTTTCATCCTCTACTCCATGTTCGGCTTCCAGCGCATCGCCGACCTGATCTGGTCGTTCGCCGACTCCGGGGGACGGGGCTTCCTGCTCGGCGCCACCGCGGGACGTACCACCCTCAACGGGGAGGGCCTCCAGCATCAGGACGGTCACTCGCTGCTGATGGCGGCCACCAATCCGGCCTGCGTGGCCTGGGATCCCGCCTTTGCCTTCGAGGTGGCCCTGATCATCGAGGACGGCCTGCGGCGGATGTACAGGGAAGACGAGGAGATCTTCTACTACATCACTCTCTACAACGAGAACTACCCGCAGCCCGCCCTGCCCTCCAGGCAGGCCGCCGAGGGCGTGCTCAAGGGCCTGTACCTCTACCGGCCCGCGACCGGCAAGAAGAAGCGCGGGGCGAAGAAGCCGCCGCTCCGGGTCCAGCTGATCGGCTCGGGCCCGATCCTGCTCGAGGTGCTGCGCGCCGCGGAACTGCTCGAACAGCGCTTCGGCGTGCAGGCCGACGTCTGGTCCGCCACGAGTTGGAACGAGCTACGCCGGGAGGCCCTGGCGGTCGAGCGGTGGAACCGCCTGCACCCGGACCAGCCGCCCCGCAGCAGCCATGTCGAGCGCTGCGCGGCGACCATGGAAGGCCCGGTGGTGGCAGCCAGTGACTTCATCAAGGCGGTCCCCGAACAGGTGGCGCGCTGGATGCCCCGCGAGTTCACCGTGCTGGGCACCGACGGCTTCGGCCGCTCCGACACCCGGTCCGCCCTGCGACGCTTCTTCGAGGTGGATGCCGAGCACATCGCCGCCGCCGCTCTCAGCAGCCTGGCTCGCTCGGGCGGGATGGAAGCCGCCGCAGCGGCCGAGGCCCTGGCCCGGCTCGACCTCGACCCCGACGCTCCCGACCCCGCGGCGACCCAGCCGCCCCCGGGCGGCTAG